From a region of the Triticum aestivum cultivar Chinese Spring chromosome 7D, IWGSC CS RefSeq v2.1, whole genome shotgun sequence genome:
- the LOC123166855 gene encoding myristoylated alanine-rich C-kinase substrate produces MLHHSNSRQQRNRGSKIKTLLKVTLLLGVAVWLAYQVKHSYDKKNEYYNATEDQLSHDDRSMFQGRKERLGTNGDGNVEKAIETTDVIGKQEEEKSGESVFEKDNTDSHDDDSGNTERSEAEEGQASRADDNAEAHRNETSESNSSDAETKTDVHSTGDDVPHEEEAQSDGSANAGQIDASGNGSDGEQAEKKGAVESQADSESLSEDTKAGTGDEHSAETLPDETGNIPAVHNANPQGDAASSTSDAYGHSNSETVHVEIGSEHEGARTSSVTTSGDAEKGNSVETNPSDSISAEEKAGGDGEKGSETSTANEASGAKEANPEEGNAAAEVRADQAANTQTENSDGASAAAEGANGGSLEEAKAVENQIDGATKASSNGDQDDIKIETNTSTSDVHNEHQSVDASSGSIGSNDTGPEQTGKTETQ; encoded by the coding sequence ATGCTTCATCATTCAAACAGTCGCCAGCAGAGGAACAGAGGATCAAAAATCAAAACATTACTCAAGGTCACCTTGCTCTTAGGTGTGGCTGTTTGGCTTGCGTATCAGGTGAAGCATTCTTATGATAAGAAAAATGAGTACTACAATGCTACCGAGGACCAGCTTTCCCATGATGATAGAAGCATGTTCCAGGGCAGGAAAGAAAGGCTAGGTACTAATGGTGATGGTAATGTGGAGAAGGCCATAGAGACAACTGATGTAATAGGCAAACAAGAGGAAGAGAAGAGTGGAGAAAGTGTCTTTGAGAAAGACAATACTGACTCCCATGATGATGATTCGGGAAACACGGAGAGGTCAGAAGCTGAAGAAGGGCAAGCCAGTCGCGCAGATGATAATGCAGAAGCACATCGTAATGAAACATCTGAATCCAACTCATCTGATGCTGAGACTAAAACTGATGTCCATTCAACTGGAGATGATGTACCCCATGAAGAAGAGGCGCAAAGTGATGGATCCGCTAATGCAGGTCAGATCGATGCAAGCGGCAATGGTTCAGATGGAGAGCAAGCTGAGAAAAAGGGGGCAGTGGAGTCTCAAGCTGACTCTGAGTCCCTCTCTGAAGATACCAAGGCTGGAACAGGTGACGAGCATTCCGCTGAGACTCTTCCAGATGAAACAGGCAACATACCAGCGGTTCATAATGCAAATCCTCAAGGCGATGCAGCTTCCAGTACATCCGATGCTTATGGGCATAGCAACAGTGAGACTGTTCATGTAGAGATTGGGTCTGAACATGAAGGggcaagaacatcatctgtgaCCACATCTGGCGATGCTGAGAAGGGTAATTCTGTGGAGACTAATCCATCTGATAGCATCTCAGCAGAAGAAAAGGCTGGTGGTGATGGCGAGAAGGGTTCAGAAACGAGTACAGCTAACGAGGCGTCAGGTGCCAAGGAAGCAAACCCTGAGGAAGGCAATGCTGCAGCAGAAGTTCGCGCTGACCAGGCTGCAAATACGCAGACAGAGAACTCCGATGGAGCCTCTGCTGCTGCTGAAGGAGCAAATGGTGGTTCTCTGGAAGAGGCAAAGGCTGTGGAGAACCAGATTGATGGAGCTACAAAAGCGTCAAGCAATGGTGATCAGGACGATATCAAGATTGAAACCAACACATCAACCAGTGACGTGCACAATGAACATCAGAGCGTCGATGCCAGTTCTGGGTCGATCGGCTCAAATGACACTGGCCCTGAACAAACTGGAAAAACTGAAACCCAGTGA